The Polyodon spathula isolate WHYD16114869_AA chromosome 3, ASM1765450v1, whole genome shotgun sequence genome has a segment encoding these proteins:
- the LOC121311850 gene encoding patched domain-containing protein 3-like, translating to MGRCVCRTDCIEKPICAAFYKLGHFVGSHPWWFLVIPLLISGGLGAGFYFLKEYEANDIEEQFTPLDGPAKGERDVVQKFFPQNDSDFSSQRLYTEGTYASLIAVSRENILTETAFKEIIELDNTVKDITSDNNTYLDLCAKTNNECVPNAILEIIHYNASEIADINLTYPMYKTNIFLGSTVGGVDIKGHVVDKATAIRLFYYLRDDEAGKSNLWLEEFQKVFSEYLTENKTLQVSYFTSLSRQQEFEGNSKKVIPLFSITYFLAIFFSIVSCLRFDCVRNKAWVATFGVLSAGLAVLSAFGMLLYCGMPFAMTVANAPFLILGIGVDDMFIMISCWQQTKVHDSVADRLAETYKEAAVSITITTLTDVLAFYIGIMTPFRSVQSFCLYTGTAVLFCYLYNITFFGAFLALNGKREKGNRHWLTCMKVEQDCPAGRSKGYSMCCVGGAYDADTGCEKEQPVYMFFKRYYGPFLTNTWTKVFVVLLYGGYLASSIYGCLQMQEGIDLRNLAYDGSYVVNYYDDEDAYFSEYGPRVMVVVTEQVEYWNKDVRQEIESCLKVLEKHLYVDASLSVSWLRIYENFSRLLNISLNNETVFKDNLKFILPTFKQDISISNDDIIASRFFIQTINITTPIKEKNMLNELREDVKNCVVPVLVYHPAFIYFDQYVVIVSNTIQNIAVATAVMLVIALLLIPNPLCSLWVTFAIGSVIVGVAGFMSFWNVNLDSISMINLVICIGFSVDFSAHISYAFVSNSKRDVNEKAVDALYTLGYPVVQGAVSTILGVVVLAAAESYIFRTFFKIMFLVILFGAVHGLTFLPVFLTFFGVCSKTGEVTSKKQSDVKDNESRNCIDGADHKESRYALTFTNHGLEQDDRAGPAAVDGRDVAISNAFGHPVTTSSHSLKREPYKQKASEMHADGHLDPDCS from the exons ATGGGTAGATGTGTATGCCGCACAGACTGTATAGAGAAGCCAATCTGCGCAGCTTTTTATAAATTAGGGCATTTTGTAGGATCACATCCCTGGTGGTTTCTAGTGATCCCTTTGCTGATCTCGGGTGGTCTGGGGGCAGGCTTTTATTTTCTGAAGGAGTATGAAGCAAACGACATCGAAGAGCAGTTTACTCCCTTGGATGGCCCTGCAAAGGGGGAGCGAGACGTTGTACAGAAATTCTTCCCTCAGAATGACTCGGACTTTTCCAGCCAGCGGCTCTACACGGAGGGGACCTACGCGTCCCTGATTGCAGTTTCCAGAGAGAACATTTTAACAGAAACtgcatttaaagaaataattGAACTAGACAACACTGTAAAAGACATAACTTCAGACAATAATACATATTTAGATCTGTGTGCTAAAACAAACAACGAATGTGTTCCAAATGCGatattagaaataatacattacaatgcCAGCGAAATAGCAGATATTAATCTTACCTATCCCATGTACAAAACGAACATATTTCTTGGATCGACTGTTGGCGGAGTCGATATAAAAGGTCATGTAGTAGATAAAGCAACAGCAATTAGACTGTTTTACTATTTAAGAGACGACGAGGCGGGAAAAAGCAACTTGTGGCTGGAAGAAtttcaaaaagtattttcagaatacttgacagaaaataaaactctTCAG GTATCGTATTTTACTTCATTATCAAGGCAGCAGGAGTTTGAAGGCAATTCTAAGAAAGTGATCCCATTGTTTTCCATCACGTATTTCCttgccattttcttttcaattgtaTCTTGCTTGAG GTTTGACTGTGTCAGAAATAAGGCATGGGTTGCCACCTTTGGAGTCCTGTCAGCAGGCTTAGCGGTGCTGTCTGCTTTCGGGATGTTGCTGTACTGTGGAATGCCGTTCGCTATGACTGTGGCTAACGCCCCGTTCCTGATTCTAG ggATTGGCGTTGATGACATGTTCATTATGATCTCCTGCTGGCAGCAAACCAAGGTTCATGATTCCGTGGCAGACCGCTTGGCAGAGACGTATAAAGAGGCAGCCGTCTCCATCACCATCACCACTCTAACTGATGTCTTGGCTTTCTACATAGGCATCATGACACCCTTCCGATCGGTGCAGTCGTTTTGCCTCTACACAGGCACTGCAGTTCTGTTCTGCTATCTGTACAACATAACATTCTTTGGCGCTTTCTTGGCTctcaatggaaaaagagaaaaggGCAACAGGCACTGGCTGACGTGCATGAAGGTGGAGCAGGACTGTCCAGCAGGACGCTCTAAAGGGTACAGCATGTGCTGTGTAGGAGGGGCATATGATGCAGACACCGGCTGTGAGAAAGAGCAGCCAGTGTATATGTTCTTTAAGAGGTACTATGGCCCTTTTCTTACAAACACATGGACCAAAGTGTTTGTGGTGTTGCTGTATGGGGGGTACCTGGCTAGCAGTATTTATGGGTGTCTTCAGATGCAGGAAGGTATAGACCTTCGAAATCTGGCGTATGACGGTTCATATGTTGTTAACTACTATGATGATGAGGATGCTTATTTTTCAGAGTATGGACCAAGAGTTATGGTTGTTGTTACAGAACAAGTTGAATATTGGAATAAAGATGTCCGTCAAGAGATTGAAAGTTGTTTGAAAGTGCTTGAAAAACACTTGTATGTTGATGCAAGCCTGTCTGTTTCATGGCTAAGAATATATGAGAATTTCTCTAGATTACTAAATATCAGcttaaataatgaaacagtatttaaagaCAATTTAAAGTTTATTCTTCCAACCTTTAAACAAGACATTAGTATCTCTAATGATGATATTATTGCCTCCCGCTTCTTTATTCAGACCATAAATATTACCACTCCAATCAAGGAAAAGAACATGCTGAACGAGCTGAGAGAGGATGTAAAGAACTGTGTAGTCCCAGTACTGGTTTATCACCCAGCATTCATCTACTTTGACCAGTATGTAGTCATAGTCTCTAACACGATACAGAATATTGCAGTGGCAACTGCAGTAATGTTGGTCATCGCCCTCCTGTTGATTCCCAATCCACTTTGCTCTTTGTGGGTAACGTTTGCCATCGGATCTGTCATTGTTGGTGTTGCCGGCTTCATGTCTTTCTGGAATGTTAACTTGGACTCCATATCTATGATCAATCTGGTCATCTGTATAGGCTTCTCTGTAGATTTTTCTGCACATATTTCCTATGCATTTGTGTCAAACAGCAAACGCGATGTAAATGAGAAGGCCGTTGATGCGCTCTATACTCTGGGTTACCCTGTAGTCCAGGGGGCAGTTTCTACTATACTGGGTGTCGTTGTTCTGGCTGCAGCTGAAAGCTACATCTTCAGGACATTTTTCAAAATCATGTTCCTGGTCATTCTATTTGGGGCAGTTCATGGTCTCACATTTCTTCCAGTGTTTCTGACCTTCTTTGGGGTTTGTAGCAAGACTGGGGAGGTAACTAGTAAAAAGCAGAGTGATGTGAAAGATAATGAAAGCAGGAATTGCATAGATGGAGCTGATCATAAAGAATCTAGATACGCTCTGACATTTACTAATCATGGCCTTGAACAAGATGATAGAGCAGGCCCAGCTGCTGTTGATGGCAGGGATGTTGCTATTAGTAATGCATTTGGACACCCTGTGACTACCAGCAGCCACAGCCTGAAAAGAGAACCTTATAAACAGAAAGCATCTGAGATGCATGCAGATGGACATTTGGATCCAGACTGCTCTTAA